In the Bacillus sp. HSf4 genome, ATCGACCAAAAAGACGCATTTTTTATGGGTTTCCGCATATTTTTTAAAAGCTGTGTATTCATCGCGATAAGCTTGGACAAGCGCGTGTGCATGCGTACCCGAGACTGGAATGTCAAATCGCTTGCCGGCGCGGACATTGCTTGTCGCATCAAAACCGCCGATAATCGCCGCTCTTGCTCCCCACATCGCGGCGTCCATTTCATGCGCCCGCCTTGTTCCGAATTCAAGCGCCGTTTCATCTCCGATCACACTTTTGATTCTGGCCGCTTTCGTAGCGATTAATGTTTGGTAATTCACAATGTTGAGCAAAGCCGTCTCAATCAGCTGCGCTTCAGCCAAAGGCGCTTCGATCCTCATGATCGGTTCATTGCCAAAGACGATTTCACCTTCCTGCATGGAATAAAGCGAACCGGTGAATCTCATATCTTTTAAAAAGCCGAGAAAGTCATCCTTAAATCCCAGCTGTTCTTTTAAATACGTTAAATCGCTTTCAGTAAACCGGAAATCACGCAAATATTCGATCGCCTTCTCCAAGCCGGCGAATACGGCAAAGCCGCTGTCAAAAGGGAGTTTTCTGAAAAACAGCTCAAATACCGCTTTCTTTTGGTGAATGCCGTCGCGCCAATACGTTTCCGCCATATTAATTTGATATAGGTCTGTGTGTAGTGATAGACTGTCGTCTGTAAACCGGTGTTCCAACCTTCATTTCTCCTTCCTCAATCTGATACTGAGGCTCCCAGGGTGTTTGCAAAATGAGAAAGAGCCCAGTTGTGTCCGTCCGGGTTAAAGCTAGCCACTGCTTTTTGATGAATGACAAGGTCAAACCCTTTATTGTAAGCATCTACTGCCGTATGGAGCACACATATATCCGTGCAAACACCAATTAAGTGCAGCTCTTTAATATCCCTTTCGCGAAGCTTGATCTCAAGATTTGTCCCCGCAAAAGCAGAATACCTTGTTTTTTCCATGTAGTAAACATGGTTGTCGTGTGCGTGTTTTTGATAAAGCGTTTCAAGATTTCCGTACAAGTCTTTCCCTGTTGTCCCTTTCACATTGTGGGATGGGAACAGGCGGGTTTCCGGATGATACGGATCTTCCGCATCGTGCGCATCGACAGCGAACACGACATAGTCCCCGTTTTTAATAAACGCTTCCGTCAGCCGCACGACGGCGTCTTCAATTTTCTGTCCGGGTTCTCCGCACGTCAGTCTGCCGTCAGAGGCAACAAAATCGTTCGTATAATCTATACAAATAAGAGCTTTTTTCATTGCCGCCCTCCCTGCCTTTTGGATGATAGATAACATTATACCTTATCTATAAAGACAAGTGAATGGCTTAAAACGAGCGAAAACCCTTGATAAGCCGCGCCACAAGCGGCTTATCACGTTTTCAGAAAAAAACAAAAGCTAGCGCCAGACGCCTACTCTTTTAGCGTCGAGCGTTCAAATATATCATCTTGAATATAAATCGTTTCCTTCTCCACCGCATCCTTCGACACCAAAATCAGTCCGAGCGGCGTATCCGTCTCATGATCAGATACGATCGAAAATGGGACTCCATGCTTGTTCGCCTCCTTGATGTAGGCCGAAAAGCGGGAGTAGTCGATCTCACCGTTTAATAGCAGCTCGGCATCGGCATGTGCCCCGATCGCTTCAATCACCTCGTTGTATGCTTTCTGGCGGAGCACTTGTCCCTTTGTCAGGGCGATCAGCACCCTTTCTCTCAGCGAACCTAAAAACAGCCGGCGTTCATCCGGTTTTGTCTCGCGTGGTCCGTGCATCCCCTGCTGTAAATATAGATCCATTGATTGATCGCTCACATTCAGACCCTCCAGTTTTATCATTGCTTACACATTTGCGGCTGCTTTTTATCAGTATGCCTTGAAACGAAAGAGCATA is a window encoding:
- a CDS encoding YueI family protein; protein product: MSDQSMDLYLQQGMHGPRETKPDERRLFLGSLRERVLIALTKGQVLRQKAYNEVIEAIGAHADAELLLNGEIDYSRFSAYIKEANKHGVPFSIVSDHETDTPLGLILVSKDAVEKETIYIQDDIFERSTLKE
- a CDS encoding isochorismatase family cysteine hydrolase translates to MKKALICIDYTNDFVASDGRLTCGEPGQKIEDAVVRLTEAFIKNGDYVVFAVDAHDAEDPYHPETRLFPSHNVKGTTGKDLYGNLETLYQKHAHDNHVYYMEKTRYSAFAGTNLEIKLRERDIKELHLIGVCTDICVLHTAVDAYNKGFDLVIHQKAVASFNPDGHNWALSHFANTLGASVSD